Part of the Enterobacter pseudoroggenkampii genome, GTTAGCTTCACCAGTACGCCGCGTTTGTCATTCGGGTTAGGGCTTCGTTCTATCCATCCTTTGCAGACGAGACGATCGAGCATGCGGGTTAACGCGCCCAGATCGACAGAGAGCACCTTTTTCAGCTCAACCGGCGTGATACACACTTCGCAGCGAATGGAACACAGCACTTTGAACTGTGTTGCGGTGATATCCAGCGGTGACAGGTAGTCATTGAGCAGGCGATCTTTTTTCTGATTG contains:
- the marR gene encoding multiple antibiotic resistance transcriptional regulator MarR; its protein translation is MKSTSDIFNDVVPLGRLIHMVNQKKDRLLNDYLSPLDITATQFKVLCSIRCEVCITPVELKKVLSVDLGALTRMLDRLVCKGWIERSPNPNDKRGVLVKLTSDGADMCEQCHQLVGQTLHQELTKNLTADEVATLELLLKKILP